ttataTTGCCCATAGGTGGCAATAATTCTGGATATGCATGTAGCAGTTTTCATTTTCAGGTCACACCTGACATACAGACAGCAGAAGCAGCCCAGAGGAAAATCAACGCAAAGCAGAGGAAAGGCGTCCTCGCCATGGTCACTGCAGACATAACAACAGTCAAATCctcattattatttgttatataaataatattaatatagaaacaatgcaaaaatacaTAGAACATAGATCTCAGTTTATGTGTTTGATAATACTGGTTCAAACGCAAAGGGAAGATGTCTTACTAGATAACAGATCTGACCAACACACTGtctgtttctttattaaagaatatctACATGTGTCAGAGAAATACATGAAATTGTAGGTTAGAGCTGTAACTCTTTTAGTCATGTCCCTGTTCCTCAGACTCCATTATGAGAGACAAATTATCAAGAAATGTCTGAAAGTAGatccaaataaataatcaaataatcataTTATACTTACATGTTGAAAAATAAAGAGCAGGGATGGTGGATGTTCTGTTTAAATTGTGTTAATGACTGACTAATGTGTTTACTGGGAGTCTGTTCCTGCCCTCTAACCTCTGGACAGCTTGAATCCAGAAATTCAGGGCATTACCCAAATTCGAGTAGGCTATGAAATAATAACCGGGCTAAGACATTACTGTAAAGCGTAAAGTATCATAAAGAGAAATGAATTTGAAACActacagtaaataataaagttatGACATTGACTTTTCATgatttcctttatttaaaaacagtgaCACTTTTATTTAACCTTCAGTGTTTTATGCAATAGGGACAAATAGCATGCCGATGTTAATGtttgttcagtttattattattattatttttattttcttgttttaagtAATTATAAAGtaacttttaaattaattaaaataattaattaaattaattgtaCAATAACAGCTCCAAGTTCTGTGAATCATTTAAGAATGttgtttgcatgtattttaactatatgaatatttgtttaaacaataaagtgaAACTCATTACTAATGACTGAAGTGTCACTGTGCTGCTCTTCAGTAGTCAATGATGTGGAACAGTACACATGGTGAGTCAttactaatattttattatttaaaagaaatttattaacaaaaaattgAAAGTATTTTAATGGAGAACATTTGttgatttggttaaaaaaaaaactccagagattatgaaaaaaaaccccagtagGTCATTTGGTGTGTAATTTGCTGAGAAGAGGAGGGAGAAAAGCACTGACATGGCCAATCCGGATAGAAATAAAATCATGGAATTATTCCATGTCTGAATGTAAATTGAACCCCCTCTGAACAGGGCTTTACAATTCATAGTAGCACTGTCTACAAGTCTAAATAGTGTCTCTGAGCAGCCACTTAACAAGTTCTCCTATCTACCCAACTTTGGACTTATATGGACTTAATAGTGCATTGTCATAATTAACTTTGCGCACAGTAGGGATGatattgatttgattttagAGTTTGGGGAGTGGAGACTTGTTTTTAGTAAAAAGAAGAGCCTCTACTAAAATAAAAGACTAACTACATCCGGAATGATAGGCAGAACAGATCTGAAACGACAAGATTAGGTCACAGCTGCTTTTTCACGCTATCAATCCACTCCAGGTAATTGGAGACTTTAGTGTAGATCCCCAGTTTGTCCGTGCGGCCACAGCCCTCGCCCGCGGATACGAGGCCGATGAGGAACCACGTGTTGCGATATAGTGTCATCATGGGGCCGCCGCTGTCACCATGGCACGCGTCCTTGATGCTCCCGATGATGCCGGCACACAGCATGTTCTCCGTCAGGTTGGTGACCATGTGGCGTGCACACTCGGATCGCTCCACCAGTGGCACGCTGATGTGTTTGAGATCTGAGCTGTATGACGCTGTCCCTTCTTTATCCATGCCCCAGCCTGTCACCACCATCGTGGTGCCGTTGAGGTGGAGCACACGCTCGGCCAGGTCTTGACTCGGCAGACAGGCAGGGACGATGTACGTGCTGAATGTTACTGGTGACTCCAAACGCAGCAGAGCTATGTCGTTGTCCACTGTTAGGCTATTGTATTTTGGGTGGGGGACAATTTTCACCACAGGAAGGGTGACCTCGGATCCTTCGAACTTCAAACGTTTGTATTCACCTAAAGGTGAGTTcaatagaaaataaacacatgtaTCAGTTAGAAGGCAGCTGCCAAGATGTAATTTTATGCAGCATTTACACACTTCAGAGATAAAAGCCTTCACATTCAAAAGCAGGTGCCCACCATATTTTGACCAAATTTACGGGCAGCATCACATGTACTAGCCAGGGAGCAATGTTTTACAATGAACAGTGGCCTAAAAACTCATTAAGTTCATTAAATGTGACAATGTATGCTGACAAGGAATGTCAGTGATTGCAACACAGATCACTGTTTGGCAGCAGGGGGCATGGAGAAGCAGTCAGGAAGAGAATTAGTGAGTAATGGATGATAGGCTACACCTGTGTGAGGTTTGCAGCCCACTGCTGAATGAGTAAAGAAGCACGCAAATGGAATGCTGTAAACCAGCCACAGGTGtagataatcactctttactTGCTCATTCTGGACGACTggaaaaaagggttcctcaagggtctTAGAATTCTAAATAGGCTCTACCTGTTCATAACATTTTCATAAAtggaaaccctctgttgtagaATTCTACATAGAAAGCTTACAGGTTCTCCAATAGGAAGATGAAAAACCATTCAGGTTGCTGGatggagcctttttttttcaacagtcaGTGCTGTATTTGTCTGTCATCAATCTTCAAATTTCACTATTAAAAAGTGGCCAAATGCAAAGCAACCataaaaaacccaaaaacaaaccCAGTCTGACACTGAAGCGGCTGTATTTCTCAAGACAGTGAGCAGCAGTGAGAACCCAGACTTCATCAAGCAAAACACCGCCACAGTGGAATTCTCCATTGGGATTAAAGATAAGAGCCTGAGAAggaaacacaaatataaatagtaCCATGTTGAAAAACTCCAATACAATTTATCTGAATCAGAGTCTCCATTTCAATATTCTTTTAAACATGCCTCTGCCAACTCCAGAAATGTCCTCAGTAGTGAATATAAATGTGCATGAAGCAGTTTCCTAGTGCAAACTACAATTACTGTTCAACATAAACTGTTGAACAGAGCCATAACaacctgtgtgtgtaaaaatgaaaaatgaaactgcGCAATCAGTCCAGTGTTTGGAAAGAATTCTTCgatgtgaaagcaaacctgcgTTCATGAGCCTAACTTCCAAACGAGCCCCAAATCAGTCATGGGTACGGACTCAATTATTTGGGCCAAGTGTGAATTTACAATGCTGACAATACTAGGCTAGAATCAGTGAGCTAATTAACTATCTAGGCAAACTTTGTAACAAGTTATGATCATTTAAATTGTGTGTATAGAAACAACACTTTTTGTTATAACCAAATGGTCATTATGAAGCATCAGTAAACCAAAAAAACCACCAACATTTCCCTCCAAGATCCTTGCTTATTCTTATACCTGCCAAGGACTCTCTCCCCTTTTGCCAACTTCACCACCCATGAGCCAAGGTCGTAGACCTTCAATGGGCTTTGTTCCGTAGAATGACTTAGTGATCAAAATCTGTCCGCAAGACTGCTGATCTGGAAATACGAGACAAATGCGCCACGATTTACACTTATTACACTGGAATGCACTTAAATTCATCTACAGCAAGAAAATCACTGTGTCCTCACTTTTTGGAACACACTGTTTGGAGTCTTCATGGAGTTTGTATCCATTAATACAGCTGCAGTAACGTCCTGTCTTGTCTTTCATCTCATGGCAGTTGTGATCACAGCCTCCGTTGTCCACTGAGcagttggtgtgtgtgctgactgAAGG
The genomic region above belongs to Pangasianodon hypophthalmus isolate fPanHyp1 chromosome 21, fPanHyp1.pri, whole genome shotgun sequence and contains:
- the LOC113546415 gene encoding vitamin K-dependent protein C is translated as MATTLFRCLVLIFLWAASAVCMSVFYSSPKAHMLLRSRRANSFLEEIKPASLERECIEEQCDFEEAREIHQTREATLQFWMVYTDGNQCIPNACENGVCVDQYQNYICSCNPGFEGKNCHLVSTHTNCSVDNGGCDHNCHEMKDKTGRYCSCINGYKLHEDSKQCVPKNQQSCGQILITKSFYGTKPIEGLRPWLMGGEVGKRGESPWQALIFNPNGEFHCGGVLLDEVWVLTAAHCLEKYSRFSVRLGEYKRLKFEGSEVTLPVVKIVPHPKYNSLTVDNDIALLRLESPVTFSTYIVPACLPSQDLAERVLHLNGTTMVVTGWGMDKEGTASYSSDLKHISVPLVERSECARHMVTNLTENMLCAGIIGSIKDACHGDSGGPMMTLYRNTWFLIGLVSAGEGCGRTDKLGIYTKVSNYLEWIDSVKKQL